The DNA region ATGTGAACCTCTTTTCGATATGTTTTGTGTGTTCACCGTTATTATAGAGGGTATGGTACGACATAGAATGTCGCAGCAGTATGGGCATATGTAAAAATAAAAAAATGTCCCCTCTTCGGCCTGAAGAAAGGACAAGTTTCAAGAATGATCGGTGCTTGACTGAGCCGCTGCTTGCAACAAAGGCTGCAAAAGACCGGGGAACCGCGCTTCCAGATCTTCGGATCTCAGCGTAAGGAAATGCTGTGTACCCTGTACTCTCACCCGAATGACTCCGGCTTCCCGGAGGGTCCGAATATGGTGCGACCTTGTGGATTTCACAACAGGTGTACGAAAATGACTGCATGGCTGCTCACCACTTCGGGCTGCTTCCGCTACAATGCCAAGACGGATTGGGTCACTCAACGCGTACAACACAGAAGAAAGCTCAATATCTTCCATTTGGGGATGATGTAAAATTTTCATGTTGTAGTCTCCTTTTTTCAGACTTCCCTTGTATTTTAGCACAGTTCCATGATATATTTCTAATGTTCGATATCAATCGAACTTATAAATTTATTTCGTTTATGTATCTCCTGCTGCCAAGAAGGGGATTCACTCTATACCACATTTTGCAAATGTTACACACCGTTTCTGAAATGTTGCGAAATACACATCAATCTAGGAGGTTTTTATGAACAACACCGCAACTGCATCATCCGGGGAACGAACGACCGGAATACAGGAAGGGTTAATTGTAAGTCTGCTTGGCTTCACGGTTGTACTCGTCGTCATGAATACAATGATGTTCAATCTGGCCCTGCCCAAAATAGCAGCAGAGTTTATGCTCTCATCTGTCGCTTCTTCCTGGATTGTCACGGGATATTCCATCGTATTTGCCATTTCCTCGATCACATTCTCGCGTCTATCGGATTTTGTACCGATTCGCACCCTGTTTACGACCGGACTTACACTACTTGGTGCGGCATCCGTACTTGGTTTCTTCAGTAATCACTTTATCATTCTGCTCATTGCGCGTCTGATTCAGGCTGCGGGTGCAGCTTCGGTACCGGGGCTCGCCATCGTTCTCATTACTCGTTATATTCCAAGCGATCGCCGGGGTAAATCCATGGCTGTCGTCATGTCTGCAAGCTCACTGGGTCTTGGACTCGGACCTGTGATCGGCGGCAGTATTACACAGTTTCTCGGGTGGCATGATCTGTTTATCGTTACGGGGTTAACACTGTTTCTGATTCCTGTATTTTTCAAGCTGCTTCCAAGTGAAATGCCGAAAAAAGGTTCGTTTGACTTGCTCGGCGCGCTGCTTCTCGCTATCGGAACAACCGGCATTCTGTTATTCCTGACCTCACGACAATGGGTAACTCTGGTTGTTGGTGCGGCTGCGCTGGTCCTGTTCTGGTTACGAATTCGCCGTGCGGCTGATCCATTCGTTCAACCAGCTCTGTTCAAAAACAAAAAGTACATGATGCTTAGCTCGCTGGGCATTGTATCATACATTAACAACTTCTCGACACTGTTTCTGCTGCCGCAAATTCTGGCACATCTGTATGGCCTGACTCCAGCCCAGTCCGGGCTCGTCATCTTCCCGGGTGCAATCGTGTCCATGTTGTTATCCAACCGGATCGGCCGCATGATTGACCGGCACGGCAATACACAACTGCTCAAGTTTGCACCATGGTTGCTGCTCGCTGCTGCGGGTTTGTTCGCGCTATTTGCAGACGACAGCATCTATGCCATTATGGCCGTATACATTTTGCTTAGCGTAGGTTTCTCGGCACTAACAACGAGTGTGTCCAATGAGTTGTCAGGCAATCTGACGATGGATCAGGTTGGTGCTGGCATGGGATTGTTCCAGCTTAGCCAGTTCTTCAGCGGTGCATTTAGTGTTGCCGTCACTGGCGTGGCACTGACTGCGATGCAGCAAATGCCATTAGCATCAGCCTACACCAATATTTTCTGGGGCATGACCGTGGTCGCTCTGGCATCCATTATTTTCTCCCAAGTGTATCTGAGAATGCAGTCACGGAAAAGAATGACCACGTAGTATAAAGCCGTTTCACAAGAATGATATGGTAAACTCCTCATACTCAAAAGCCAGGGATCGGTTCTGATCCCTGGCTTTTTCCCTGTTTTTAGGTTTGAAGGAAAATGCTTCACTTCCCCAGTCATTCCTGCAATATTCGCATTTTTCACCACATGGGTACAAGCTTCTCAGATGACTGGGGTTTTGGGGCTTTGACAATTATCGTATTTTCATATGAACACGAAGACTATTCGAACAGATCCAGACGAAGACGCTTCAGGCTGGTATGCTGGATGAGCCATTGACCGTCGATTTTGACAAACGTTTCATGATAGTGTCCAAATCCGTGAAAGGATTTGTTCTCGTTGCCTTCAGGGAACGTCACCCAATCTTCCATTGGGGAGATGACTTTGGCTTCGTTCTCGGATACAAATTCGACTTCGGCGCTATGTACGTGATGAACAGTTACGGCAACATCCACCAGATCGCGGAATACTTGAACGATGGTTTCACGGCCTGTTAATACCGGTATTGGATTGCCTTCTGTACTGAAATCAGCTACGGCATCCGGAGCAAATACTTCACCCAATGTATCCCACTGTTTGGTATCAATATAGCGGCAATAACGCGCTTTGGTGTTTCGAATGTTTTCCAGTGCAAGCAGTTGCTCCAGTTCCGTAATGGTTGATTGGCTCATGTATTGTCCCTCCAGAAATCTAAGATGTAATTGGATATGTATAAACTAAACTTCTTCCTTATTGTACCACCCCGCTCAAATTAGGCACAATGCAATCAGTTGACCGAAAAAAGCCTGAGAGTCCGGCATGATTACTGCGTGCCCACCCTCAGACCCTCTCTTGCTAATAATTCAGAAGGATAATATCCGCGTTCGTCACTTCTGACCTGTAAAATATTGCTTAACCACGTCATCTGAAAGCTTCCCACCCTCTGCGGAGAAAAAGTAAATATTATCCATTGTATTTTCAAGGTCTATACGGATTATAAGGAATGTACACCTTTCATCTGAGCAGCCAGCTCGGACATTTTTTTGTTGTTCAAATAGCTCTCCATCTCTTCCTCCGCATGAACCATCACCTGCTGAATCAGGCAACCTTCATTATGGTCCTGCGAGCATTCGAACAGCGAAGCCTGACCTTCAATGGCATGGATAATCTCCAGAAAGGAAGGATCAGGATTTCTACGGCTAAGCCGATAACCTCCATTGGCACCAGAAGTCGATTCGATCATGCCAGCTTTGACCAGTTTGGTCAATATTTTGGACAGGTAGGTTGGAGAGACCTTCTGCATGTCTGCTAGTTGATGTACACTAACCAGTTGTTCCGGTTCAGTCGCAACCAGAAAAAGCATCGTATGCAGCGCATAGTTTGTCGCTTTTGAATATTTCATGAGGGCACCTCATTATATACGGATTTAATTTATCTATAATAGACTTGATTGAACACTCTGTCAAACTTCATGAATTCCGACAAATGAAACAAATCGATATCATGCAACTTAGCTATGGTAAAGCCCGCGATAATCCGTAGGTGTCATGCCCTCATGCGCCAAAAACTGGCGGTTAAAATAACTGGCATTGGGATATCCCGCCTCCTCCGCGATTTGTCCAATGTTGGCCGTTGGCCGTTCCAGCAGCCATTGCTTTGCCATCTGCAACCGTGAACGTGTTATAAATTCCATCGGCGTCATTTCCACTGCACTTTTGAACATCTTGCAGAAATAATATGAGCTGACCCCCGCCATATCCGCCCAATCCTGGAGCAGAAACGGCTGGCAGGCCTCCTGCTGCATCTGTGGGAGCAGCCCCAGAATACGACTCTCCGCCTTGCTTGTGCGTGTACTTTTCAGCGGAATGGCATGCTGAACGAACTCGGCCAGTACAGCATAGGTCAGCGTGGATAACTGGGCTGGACGAAGCATACTGTTCTGCTCAGCTTCCGTCAACAGAGCCAAATGGGCTTCTTCCCAGGAATTTCGCTGGCGTAACGTCCACAGCAGATTGCGATGAAGCCCCCGTTCGATCATATAATCATGCAGGCGTTCACCGTAAAAATGAACCCAGCGTACATCCCAGGGATCATCTTCGCTGCTATAGTAATGCTGCCGCTGCTGCGGAAAATATAATACCGCCTGACCTGCGCGAAGTTCATGCACCACCCCATCCACTTCCACATATCCCTTGCCCGCAGCAACGTAGTGAATGTTGAAATTGTTAAGAGCGCCGGCCTCTCGTAATACGATATGCTCAGGGTGATCGATATAATGGCCAACAGATTCCGGGTAACAAAAATAAGGAATATCCTGCAAGGTAAGCAATACCGTTTGTCTCATCATAGAGTTTTCTCCTTTCTGAGCAATATTGTGTTAACCGAATTCAATATATTATCATTTTAATTCATTGATCTATTACTTATAATCACAATATACATTTATAAACAGGAGGAGACAACAATGAATACAGAACGTAAATTGCGCTGGGGCATTCTTGGTAGCGCTAGCATTGCTGTAGGCTCCGTTATCCCTGGCTTGCAGCAATCGGAGTTGAATGAAGTGACCGCCATTGCCAGCCGGGATGAAGAAAAAGCAAAACAAACCGCTGACCAGCTCGGGATTGCCCAAGCATATGGCAGCTATGAAGCTTTGCTGCAGGACGATTCCATTGACGCTGTCTACATTCCACTTCCAAACCATCTGCACCGCGAGTGGACACTCCGCGCCGCGGAAGCTGGGAAACATATTTTGTGCGAGAAGCCACTGGCACTGACTGAGCAGGAAGCCCAGGAAATGGTGCAAGCCTGTGAAGAGGCTGGTGTGCATCTCGCTGAGGCACTCATGTACCGCCACCATCCACGTTATGATCAGATTCGGGATATTATCGCCAGCGGAGAAATTGGTGAAGTCCGCGGCATTCATAGTACATTTTCGTTCAACAGTTCAGGTTCGACAGGCAATGTCCGCTTCCGGCGTGATTGGGGCGGCGGTTCCCTGTATGACATCGGCTGTTATTCCATCAGTGCAGCACGCCTGTTGCTTGGTCAAGAGCCTTCGGCGGCAACCGTCATTGGCATGTTCTCCCCTGAGCATGGTCATGTGGATATGATGGCTTCCGGCTTGCTTGAGTTCGACAATCATATTGGCATGACTTTTGACAGCAGCATGTGGGCAGCCTTCCGCAACACCCTGGAGGTGCTTGGATCGGATGGCATCATCGAGGTACCGTCTGCTTATATCAGCAATCCGGACCGCGGCTCCAACTTCTTCGTAATTGTTGACGGTGAGCGTAAAGAAATTGAAGTCCCACAGGTGAATCACTACTCCCTTCAGGGAGACGACATGGCACGAGCCGTGCTTCAAGGTAAGGCTCTGCGCTTCGCTCCATCCGATGCTGTAGCCAATATGAAAGTACTCGAAGCTTGCCTTCGTTCGGCAGAAGAACGTACACGAATCACACTATAAGTAAAGGGGATGAACTGAATTATGGAATACATTGAAATTGCTGGTGCAGGTAAACCAATCTCCCGATTGATTAAAGGAACGGATTATTTCTACCATGATGCCTATGAGAAAGCAGCTACGAACATGGATGCCTTTCTGTCGATTGGCGGCAACACCGTAGATACAGCACATATCTATTGCGGCGGTCAGAGCGAAGAAGTGCTCGGTCGTTATATGAAAGAGCGCGGCAACCGTGATGAGATCGTTATTCTTACCAAAGGCGCGCATCATGACCAGAACGGACCACGTGTTAACGCTGCTGCCATCCGCAGTGACCTGCTGGAAAGCTTGGAGCGCCTTCAGACAGAACATGTGGAGCTGTATGCCCTGCATCGGGATGATCCAAACATTCCTGTTGGTTTTATTCTTGAAGCCCTGAACGAACATATTGAATCCGGTAAAATCGGCGCAATTGGCGCTTCGAACTGGACCTGGCAGCGGCTTGAGGAAGCTAACGCATATGCAGCTGCTAACGGTCTGAAAGGTTTCACATTCAGCAGTCCGAACCTCAGTCTTGCCAAAGCGAACGAACCATTCTGGGCTGGCTGTGTATCAGCAGATGCCGAAACGCTCGCATGGCATCAGCAGACCCAATTGCCATTGCTGTCCTGGTCATCCCAAGCTCGTGGCTTCTTTACTGGACGGTTCACACCTGAAGTTCGGGACAATGAGGATCTGGTTCGTGTATTTTACAGTGATGGCAACTGGGAACGGCTGCACCGGGCTGAACAGCTGGCGGAGTCCAAGAAGACGTCACCGATCCAGATTGCGCTCGCTTATGTATTGAATCAACCGTTTCCAACCTGTGCGTTGATAGGTGCCCAGAATCAGGCGGAACTGCTCTCCTGTGACGAAGGATCACGTATCACCCTATCTCCTGAAGAAGTGGCATGGCTGGACCTCGGCAGTGATGTGAAGCCTAGCGTCTAATATGGACATCCACGCATTCATTCTTACTTAACGTGTTAAGGGACTGACTATTCCGCGATGGCGGAGTGGTCAGTCCCTTTATCTTATAAATTTAATTATTCATCATTAAGATTACAGCTTCACGATCTGACCTGTCTTCTCGGATTCGAATGCTGCCAGAATCACTTGCAGGGAACGCAAACCTTCTTCACCGGAAATGCTTGGAGGAGTTTGGGTCATAATGGATTCTACAAAAGCGTCAATAACGCCGCTTGGTACTTGTTTTTCGTTTGTAGCCATGGCGCCAACCTTGTAGGTTTCCACTGTACCGTTAGTCAGCTCAACGATAACCTCGTCGCCTTCTACCGTTCCGATCTTCATCACACCATTCTCACACCACAGAACCGTACTGTTATCTCCTGCTCTGTATTGTGTCCAGCTCGCTACCAGTGTACCGATGGCACCGCTCTTCATGCGCAGCAGGCACGTCGCGTTATCGTCCACTTTTGTGTTTTCTTTATGCAATGTGCTGATAAAACCAGCAACTTCGGACACTTCATCATCCAGCAAATAACGGATAAAGTCCGACTTGTGCACGCCCAGGTCTCCCATGGCGCCCATAATCGCTTCTTCTTTGCGGAAGAACCAGCTCTCTGCTCCGTCTACACTCCAGCCTTCCGGACCCGGATGGCCAAAGGAAGTACGGAAATTCAGGACTTTGCCGAGTTTGCCAGAGTCAAGAATTTCTTTGGCTTTCACGTGTGGAGGCATCA from Paenibacillus sp. JNUCC-31 includes:
- a CDS encoding Gfo/Idh/MocA family protein gives rise to the protein MSKIKVAVFGCGAIAERRHIPEYAANENVELVAFADPIVERAEKMAETYGGKAYSSYEELLANEEVDAVSVCTPNYLHASMSIAAANAGKHVLVEKPMAVSTEEGEQMIEAAKKNGVYLMVGHNQRLMPPHVKAKEILDSGKLGKVLNFRTSFGHPGPEGWSVDGAESWFFRKEEAIMGAMGDLGVHKSDFIRYLLDDEVSEVAGFISTLHKENTKVDDNATCLLRMKSGAIGTLVASWTQYRAGDNSTVLWCENGVMKIGTVEGDEVIVELTNGTVETYKVGAMATNEKQVPSGVIDAFVESIMTQTPPSISGEEGLRSLQVILAAFESEKTGQIVKL
- a CDS encoding nuclear transport factor 2 family protein, with the protein product MSQSTITELEQLLALENIRNTKARYCRYIDTKQWDTLGEVFAPDAVADFSTEGNPIPVLTGRETIVQVFRDLVDVAVTVHHVHSAEVEFVSENEAKVISPMEDWVTFPEGNENKSFHGFGHYHETFVKIDGQWLIQHTSLKRLRLDLFE
- a CDS encoding aldo/keto reductase, with translation MEYIEIAGAGKPISRLIKGTDYFYHDAYEKAATNMDAFLSIGGNTVDTAHIYCGGQSEEVLGRYMKERGNRDEIVILTKGAHHDQNGPRVNAAAIRSDLLESLERLQTEHVELYALHRDDPNIPVGFILEALNEHIESGKIGAIGASNWTWQRLEEANAYAAANGLKGFTFSSPNLSLAKANEPFWAGCVSADAETLAWHQQTQLPLLSWSSQARGFFTGRFTPEVRDNEDLVRVFYSDGNWERLHRAEQLAESKKTSPIQIALAYVLNQPFPTCALIGAQNQAELLSCDEGSRITLSPEEVAWLDLGSDVKPSV
- a CDS encoding MFS transporter, with the protein product MNNTATASSGERTTGIQEGLIVSLLGFTVVLVVMNTMMFNLALPKIAAEFMLSSVASSWIVTGYSIVFAISSITFSRLSDFVPIRTLFTTGLTLLGAASVLGFFSNHFIILLIARLIQAAGAASVPGLAIVLITRYIPSDRRGKSMAVVMSASSLGLGLGPVIGGSITQFLGWHDLFIVTGLTLFLIPVFFKLLPSEMPKKGSFDLLGALLLAIGTTGILLFLTSRQWVTLVVGAAALVLFWLRIRRAADPFVQPALFKNKKYMMLSSLGIVSYINNFSTLFLLPQILAHLYGLTPAQSGLVIFPGAIVSMLLSNRIGRMIDRHGNTQLLKFAPWLLLAAAGLFALFADDSIYAIMAVYILLSVGFSALTTSVSNELSGNLTMDQVGAGMGLFQLSQFFSGAFSVAVTGVALTAMQQMPLASAYTNIFWGMTVVALASIIFSQVYLRMQSRKRMTT
- a CDS encoding RrF2 family transcriptional regulator, encoding MKYSKATNYALHTMLFLVATEPEQLVSVHQLADMQKVSPTYLSKILTKLVKAGMIESTSGANGGYRLSRRNPDPSFLEIIHAIEGQASLFECSQDHNEGCLIQQVMVHAEEEMESYLNNKKMSELAAQMKGVHSL
- a CDS encoding Gfo/Idh/MocA family protein, which codes for MNTERKLRWGILGSASIAVGSVIPGLQQSELNEVTAIASRDEEKAKQTADQLGIAQAYGSYEALLQDDSIDAVYIPLPNHLHREWTLRAAEAGKHILCEKPLALTEQEAQEMVQACEEAGVHLAEALMYRHHPRYDQIRDIIASGEIGEVRGIHSTFSFNSSGSTGNVRFRRDWGGGSLYDIGCYSISAARLLLGQEPSAATVIGMFSPEHGHVDMMASGLLEFDNHIGMTFDSSMWAAFRNTLEVLGSDGIIEVPSAYISNPDRGSNFFVIVDGERKEIEVPQVNHYSLQGDDMARAVLQGKALRFAPSDAVANMKVLEACLRSAEERTRITL
- a CDS encoding AraC family transcriptional regulator is translated as MMRQTVLLTLQDIPYFCYPESVGHYIDHPEHIVLREAGALNNFNIHYVAAGKGYVEVDGVVHELRAGQAVLYFPQQRQHYYSSEDDPWDVRWVHFYGERLHDYMIERGLHRNLLWTLRQRNSWEEAHLALLTEAEQNSMLRPAQLSTLTYAVLAEFVQHAIPLKSTRTSKAESRILGLLPQMQQEACQPFLLQDWADMAGVSSYYFCKMFKSAVEMTPMEFITRSRLQMAKQWLLERPTANIGQIAEEAGYPNASYFNRQFLAHEGMTPTDYRGLYHS
- a CDS encoding ArsR/SmtB family transcription factor, whose protein sequence is MKILHHPQMEDIELSSVLYALSDPIRLGIVAEAARSGEQPCSHFRTPVVKSTRSHHIRTLREAGVIRVRVQGTQHFLTLRSEDLEARFPGLLQPLLQAAAQSSTDHS